The following DNA comes from Cheilinus undulatus linkage group 4, ASM1832078v1, whole genome shotgun sequence.
AGCTGCAGTTCTACACCACCCACTTCCTCACCGCCGGATATGATCTAGACACCATTAGCCGCATGACCCCTGAGGTAAGGTCATTACCCCTGACCCCCTCACGCCCCGTCCCCTGTCTGTCAAGGCTCCGCCCAGCTCAGCTCTCAAATCAGCTCCCCCGCTGACctggatgatgtcatcatgacCCTCCTGTCTCTGTCACCTGACCCCCCGGTGTGAGTCCTGAGCCTCAACCAGTCACTCCTCATGCTCAGTCTGCTTCATGTACATACGTGCGTTCACACATGGCCGTCTGCTGTAAACGCTGCTCGTTGTGTTTGTCCTTGAGTGTGTTTCCAGTGCCAGTGTGTGTTTTAGTGAGTGTGTATCCAAGCGGACACAGTGCTATGACGTAAACCGCCAAAAGGCCGGGGACACTCATGAGAGATTATCTACACAAAATATTCCTGAAGGCACATCACACGCAGCTCGAGTACAAATGTCAAACGAACGCACAAAATTGCTTAcatataaaagagaaaaaaacacctaCAGTAGCTGTGGTGAATTCCTGACGTGACTAAGTGTGCTCTGTGTTGAAGGACCTGACGGCAATCGGGGTCATGAAGCCTGGACATCGAAAGAAGTTGACATCAGAGATCAGCAAGCTGCCCTCCACAGACTGGCTGCCGGACCACAAGCCTGTAAGGCTCACACGTGCACTACACAACAACGAAAAAGAAAGATGTTGAGTTTTGGCAGCTGCATGCAGAAAAGCATCCACACAGTCATTCAGAATCACAACGCAATGAAATAATACTCTGTGTCTCATGTTTGTGTGTCCCTGCTTGTGTGTCTAAGGCCAATCTGGCGGAATGGCTGTCTCACCTGGGTCTCAGTCAGTACTATCAGGTCCTGGTGCAGAACGGATATGAAAACATTGACTTCATCTCTGACATCAGCCTGGAGGATCTGCAGGAGATCGGGATTACTAAACTTGGTGAGACACTGCAAAGATATCAACTAATTACAATTTCTGAAAACAAAGCAAGATTTCAAGACCCTTAATATCACTCACTTCATAACATTTACATCATAAATAAACTTCTGTTTCACTTGTACACAGCCGCCCGCCCACAGAATTAGCTGGGCCCCTAAAAAATCCAGgaaatgggccctccccagttttgATCTATTAtgatattaatgtgttttttggatcAGTGGCATCGGTGCTAGCATCGTGGCTAAcaattacctcattttggagctgaaaattgTTTCCAACTATCATGGATTCTGATGCAGGAGTGATTTATTAGTGGtacttttgacagtttttttccacccattattgccatatttttgccacttttatcccaatttgcccttttttacccacttctgcttcttttttttttttaccactttttacccatatttgcaaagttttttttgccttttttgcccatttctgtaTCAtctattttcaaactttttgcccatattagctgctttttccatgttttttttaacctgtttttgccactatttgctgcttttgcaaatttttgccacttaatgcccattttttcaccactttttaaaactttttgcttctcttatccagtttttgccctttttactCATTGCTGTCATTTTTCACTTCTTATTGcctgttttgcccatttctgcagcattttttgcaacttttgcctaCTTCAGCCGCCTCCTGCcattatttgcccattttttgcctgatttagccactttttgtctacttttgccactctttgctgcttttgcccattttttgctactttttgctacCTTCATTctagtttttgcccttttcaaccatttatgccacttttgttTACCTctcatttttcccatttctacagcattttttaaaaccatttgcCTACtgtagccactttttgccatttttattccctttttgaGAGTTTTTGCTGcatctaacccattttttgctgcttttcagccattttttgccactttctgtccatttcatgccactttttatcagTATCACTCGTTATGTCCCTTTGAGAcactttatgaccatttttgcaactttttaacctattttgacacttttaaccaattttgcattgttctttttccttttttaactcagttttgctacttctttttgccaacttacctgatttttgtcaccttttacccttttttgtcacttttaaccaatttttgcctttctatttcctattttaaccaattttttgctacttttcaccaatttttgtctctttttacaaTTATTCAATTTTCCACtacattttcaatgaaatttGTCTaatttccttccatttttttctggcatcctgacatttatgCACATCATGGCCTAGCTATAAAGTCTTAATTACTTTCCCACTTGTTCAGTGCgtccatccacactgttaacattactcatgtaaaggtttttttgttttaatataaggggtttacattttgaaagggCTTTATTGTATTAgagcataaaaaaataaaattcatgttttgttgctttgataagagataaaaataaaattcagttatcatagcttaactttacattaGACAATGATTTCACTGTCCTCCATGGGCTCCCAGTTTGGATGGGCCAcaaaaagctctcccctttatccctcttaTGGGCGGCTTTGACCAGATGAAGCACTTCAGAGCAGTTCAGAGCCTCATCAAAGTACACATTTAAGACAGAACAATAAGGCAATGTTTGTGATTTTACACAGActcatcacattatcattagCATTCCAGACTTAGAAGAGACATAGACGTAAACTAGGGCTGttcaatgcaggaaaataatcCAATAATCTAGCaattttttcctcaatattgCATGTGCAATTTAATATACGATTATATTTAGGTTCCTTATCttatgtatttctcaacaaacaagcaattaACCATTCTATATCACAACAAGCATTAaatataaatagataaatacatAATACACATTAAAtagattaaactaaggctgTACAATTTGGGAAAATGCTATTATTATTACTCATTGCAAAACTGAATATGAATTGTTTCATTGAAGataatgatgattttatggCTTTCTCATATTTAATGAGACATACATATACAAAAACgaagattttgttttatttttttgacacttgGATATTTGCATGGTGTGTGGAGCGTTACATCTCTGCCAAATATATAGAGAACAGGAGTGGTTTAAGTGTTTTCCGGACAGGAAGGCAGGAATGTGTGACTGATGGTAACATAGCATTTGTAAATGGGCAAGTCAGAAAGTTTTGCCTGAAATTTTCAATAGATTTCCAGGATTGCATGAGTAATAAAGGcttttttggtttttattttccaattttaaaGTAGGTAAGCTTCTTGTTAGAGTAACTGCTGCAAAACTGCCCTCAAAAGTCATGTAATGCGAggtaaacaggaaaaaaaaatgcagttttaccaGCATATTTGCATGTCAATTAGAGGTTTTCTCTTGTATGTATAAAGTCTCAGAATAAATGTCCTCATTGTCTTCTCCTCGCGATAATTCTATCTGTCCTTCCCTCAGGCCATCAGAAGAAGCTGATGTTGGGGGTGAGGAGActgaaggagctgcagagaggagTAAGCAGCTCTGAGCCTCCTCAGAGCCCCTCTACCCCTCCCTCCAGCCCCGGGAGCAGCACCGGCTCAGAGCCTCGCAGGGAGGCCAAGAGGCTGAGAGAAGGAGCCCCCAGCCCATTGGCCAAACCCCGTCCAGGTCTCACACATCAACAGACCCCGCCCCTCACACCTACACAAACGCCACCACAGACGCCGCCTCACACCCGCACCCAGCAGGCCTCCCCCAGGGCTCGACCCCGCCCCTCCACTCAGATGGCGACGCCAGATTCGCCAGTCCCACTGCTCCGCCTACcctgtgaggaggaggagcgaaGGAGAACTCACAGTTTGATTGGCTCAGAGTCAGACTCTCGATACGCCACAGTGTGCCGCAGCAGCTCTGCACGCACTGCCGCCTCCAATGATGTCACTGTCAACCGCAGCCAATCATCCGTCACTCTTCGACCTCGTCGGAAAGGACGGCCCCCAACTCCACCCAAAAGGTCCTGTTCTTCCATCACTGGGGGTGACGGGGAAGGGGAGGCACAGGAGGAGGGGCTTCTAGGGCTGCCAGCCTATCGGGAGCGGCGAGCCAGTGACTGCGGCAGTCTGGGAGCAGCTTTGAGATCTCAGGAGTCAGGGGGTCTGGAGAGGTCAGAGGGGGCCTCTGGGAGTGTCCGCAGTCTTGCTGCCATGCTGGAAACATCCATGGTGGGTGGGGCTAAAACCCTTCCAAGGAACATGGGAGGCAGCAACAGCTACCTGCAGGTGGGTGTGGTTTATTTAAGAATCATATTCTACTGCTTTTATACTTGGCATGTATGTGTAACAGTCATGTGACCTCCAGGTGAGTCCGCCCATGCTTCGGCGGCAGGCACATGCAGGCGGTCTAGGCTCTGAGGAGGATGACATCTTGAATCGGCGTCGGACCATCAGTGGACCAGAAGCCCTCCCTGCTGATCAGACTGATGCGTCACCGCGCCAACCAGCTCAGCCGCGTCCAGAACCCCGCCCTCGCTCCACCGTGGTCTCCTCTTCAACTTCAGAGATTACTGACGGAACAGCGACGCTCCGAAGGAAGCCGCGTCTGCTTGAAACAGACTCTGAGGCACCCGCATCCACGGTGACCACTGTCGTTACCATGACAACCGGTACAGATACCATCCGCAGGAGGCAGCGCGCGTCCGAGCACACAGAAACCGCCAATCAAAGCAATAAGCAACCGCACCCTCCCAGCAGTCAGACGGACAGTAGCAGGAAAGCAGGAGGTGAGCTGCAGCAGAACGGGGGCGTGGTCCTGAGGAGGAGGCCGGTGTCCGACGTCTCTGATAGGACGGAGACAAACAGGGAGAGCTGTGAGTGGATGGAGGCCCGGAAGTCTCTGAAGCCGCCAGTTTCACCCAAACCATCCACAGTTGCCCTGAGGAAGACGCAAGCTGATCCGCCAACCCCAACTCGCAGGGTCCCCATACCGGGGCCGGACACCACAGAGACGGCACAGAGTCCAGGTTAGACCGATCTGAAGGTTTTGTAATCAGTCATTGAGTTAAGAGCGTTGACTGAATAcaacaaccccaattccaaaaaagttggggcgctttgtaaaatgtaaataaaaacagaatgcaatgattgtcaaatctgaTAAACCCATAAAtgacatcagatgttgaaactgagacattagaccatgtcaaataaaatgttagtacattttaaatatgatggcagcaatacatctcAACAAAGGAAGGGATTGGGCAgcaaaaaggctggaaaagtaggTGATGCAAGTGAAAAAttgctggaggagcattttgcaactaattaggttaaatTGCAACGGTCAGTAACATGGTAAAAAAGGTGCATTTTAGAGGGGCAGTGAGtctttcagaagtaaagatgggcagaggttcaccaatctgcaaaaaacaaaagctgtgaaacactttcagaaaaatgttcctcaatgtaagattgcaaagactttgaatattccACCATCTACAGAAGACAGAAGTCTGCAGTCCAGttctttcaccaatagaaaatgTTGAGCATCTTGAATccaatgggacaacattcctctcccaaaattccatgaCCTAGTCTCTTCCCTTCCCAGACGTTCACAGACTGTTAATAAAAGAGAAGgtgatgctacacaatggtaaacatggctctgtcccgagttttttgagctgtgttGCTGCCGTCAAATTCAAAACGAGCTgaaattttccatgaaatggtaaaacgtctcagtttgtgaattgtgaataaaatacagctTCCTTCTGCAGATTTCATTACAATATGCCAGCACCCATTGTGAGGctattttggcttcatttttgttcaACAGAAGGAGTCAGAGATTCTTCGCTCATGTTAGTATACAAGCAAGAGTTGGAAGAGCTTGTGCAGAGTCAAGTATAtatatactgttttttttaataactttaacCTTTGAAAGCCACTTTGTGTCAATGATTAACATTGTTAATGCCTGAAAGTACTCTGATGATTTTGATTtagagaaaaataagaaatctcTGTTATTTTCTTGCTCTCTCACATCCCTGTCCTCATGTTGGTACTAATTTGAGGAGTGGGAAAACAGGTCGTCAAAAATTTTACACTAATAGGAAACTGTATTAGCATTCTTCCTGTTTTAACTGACTTTGAGTGGAAGTTCTAGTTATATTGTTATTATCACCCACTCAGCCGGAGAATGCCTCCACACACAGGGGCTTAATGAAATCATTTCTAATGagtttttctgatttaaaagcATCTTTGGGGATAAACTAGAGCTGGAATAATTTCACATAAGTCAATTAAAAGGAAATTAATCTGCAGCTTTGCTGTTAAGCcattaattttaaatcatgttgaTGTTTCAGTTTCTCATTTATTaggatttttatttatgtgaCATTAAAGTCCAAACTGGATATCTTTTTTTCATGGACAAAGAAAGGACAAGAAATGTAAAGAAATACGACGTCAACTTGGAAAACAGTCATAAGATCTAACTGATCAGTTTAGACTTCAAGTTTTCAGAACTCGAAACAGACCatgcttttcattttatatGCCTTAGGTATTATTTTTCACCTCTACACTAGAATTAGGCAAGTCATTTTGTAGAAATTCTTAATGACATTTTATCAGATTtgatctatttaaaaaaaaattctaaaaaggATGTTGATGATTTATCCTGGGAGATGTTTCTTTACTGATTTTGCATCTAATCAAagcatttttctcaaatttagcTTCATTTAATAATGCACAGTTTTTACATTAATATTAACAcaaaaccctttaaaaaaatccctgtgTGGCGATGCATTAATCTGACACATTAGATAGACTGTCTCCTAAAACCATtgcatggatttattttacattcatctgggaaattagcactgatgataaattattttgagatctaaaagtcaaaatgattttaaaaggcccaaaatctgagttaaaagtcaaaactattattgcaaaaggtcaaaacacaaaatcagatGTTAAGATagtgcttttaaaaggcaaatgtatatatataaaaaggTCAAGATCAtgtttaaaggccaaaatatgacttgagatttaaaattgtgaacttaaaaggtcaaaatatgagataaaaagtcaattataaatagaaaaagccaaaatattggacaaaagtgaaaataataaattaacaaagtcaaaatattagataaaaaatcaaaattaaaaagcctaaatattagctaaaagtccaaataatgaatgtaaaaggtcaaaatataagataatcATCCAAATAATAGATAGAAGTCATAATTATCTTTTAGGGCCAGTAAGAATAGGATATGATCTTCTGGACCGGTgttaactgtaccacaggccggattttgcccccgggccttgagtttgacacccttgttTTAAGtgatccagttctgattaaactgctgctacactACAGCTACAcccaagctaatcgctacaccgGCAACAGCCATTGCTATCGTCTTCCAGCACAGCTAAACCTTGCTCACAGCTacctcctcattctcctcaaatgaacGCTAGGCTAGGCTAATTGGAGCCGAGCAGGCTTTAATCTGTTCTGCACTGAGGAGAAGCTTCTGTGTATCCACTGACCACTGGGTTCCTGGTCACCTCTTACTAAGCACTTCTACCCCCTATTGCTGTTTAGTCAGGCGACCAGCTCTAagaggagtcctggttgtgccaaatttcttccatttttagactcatggaggccactgtgttcttgggaaccttcagagcagcagggcctgaatacttatgtcaatgtgatatttcagtttttaatttttcataaaattgcaaaaattccCCAACGCCTTAATCACAATCAAAGCTCATAAATCTTAGGAAAAAGCACCGTGGAGGTTAAAGTTTAGGAAAACAATAATGTGTTTATTAAAGAGGAGCAGCTAATAACACTGCCCTCATGTACTGAAAAGAAATGCTctttgtttattaaaataaatacttgATGATTCAGTCACTCACCATAAACTTGCAGCAAACTCTGTGGTTTGATCCCCTGCAAATAATGTAAACTGTGTAACAATAACTAAaagatttctctctctctctctttccctgaACCAGAGCCAAAGCGTGTCCCTCCTCCCGTGTCCCCCAAACCCCGCGGGCCTCCAACAGCACCCAAACCAGGCAAAGCAATAGTAGCTTCAGCTACACAGAGCCCCAGTCCTGCTGCTACCAGCCCAGCTGCTGCCAGCCCCACCCCGGCCCCCaaaccctcctctcctctctccactgCTCCTCTTCCTGCCCCTGAGACCCCCTCTGGTCCTTCCCTCTCTCCAGGACTCCCTCTTACCTCCCCCTCTCCAGCCCAGAGCCCCTCCACCCCGTCTCCACACCCTGTCAAGCCTCCTCGCTCCTCCATCGCCGGCCTCTCCATCGATCTCATAGGTGGACGGgaagcagaggaggaagaggaaaggaggcgagaggaggaggagaggaggaaagagaaagagcaaaagaggcaaaaggagcaggaagaggaggaggaggagaggaagagagcgGAGGCAGAAAATGTGAGAGAGGTGGAGGGccaagcagaggaggaggagcagaaagaggaggtgaagcATCGTTTGGAGGAGACCAGTGCCTCCTTGGCTGCAGCTGTGCAGGCTGTGGAGCATAAAATCAAAGAGGAGGACAAACAAAACGAGTGAGTATTTAGGAAAAATTAGTCTGACATTAATGTGACAGTCTGAaccattttaatcaaaaacgCTGGTTAAGAACAGATCAAATCATAAATGAGCTTTTCTTTGCACAAAGTAGACCTCAGAAGTGAGAAGACGAATATCAGGCAATGGATAGCAGTCCTGACATGACAATTCCCTGTATTCATGAAatttaaattattcaaaatatttgttcttaccaggaaaataaaagcataaatactGCTCTCGTGCCTTTCTATTAAAGTGGGAAATGCAGTCAGATCTTGAACCCCTTTGGTCAGATTGATGAATATGTAATCTCTGCCTGCCAGTTTTTTGTCAGCCCTACACAGCAGCCAGAGTTTTAGACAAAGCTGTGGGCTGATgcctggcctgtggctcctgtGGCCTGTTTCATTCCCCTCTTTCTTTTCACTATTTCTGATTCTatcttctgtctttctctctgaatAGAGGTATACAATCCTGACTATatgtctaaaaaataaaaaccagctTCACCATAGTGGGGAAATCTTACCATCAATGCTTTGAATTTCTTTATGGAGTTTTCTTGTTAATAGATGAAGTCATTTTCAATGCATTTATGCATTTAGAGGGTGGATGGGATTTTTAATTTGGGTCGAGCATTAATGTTATGGttgtgcaaagggtgcaagaacGCTGAATAGACATGAtcaaaagtataaaatatgcaaggatgtGGGCTGATTTACATTGGGTAGATGAGATAATTTAAGATATGCTATATTAACAGGTACAAATGATGTGAGATATTTCACCAGTtagctttcttacagtatttaagttacagaaaaacagtaaaaagaatATTTTCCAAAGAAGACAATATGCTTAACAAAGTCCTAGTGTGAAATTAAGTTCCCACAGCCAATgtaggtcaggggtcatcaaccacagaactttcaaataaacttaagaatttttcaaaaaagtctTATTAACATCTTTTTGTATCtatagttttattttctttcaaatgtacaAAATTTTTTGGCTCCAACAATGAGATCAATCCCTatatcacagccagccacaagggggcgacggAGATTTTTTAGCTTAATATTTCTTCATACTCCCAAAACACCTGAAGCCAAAAGTTTCCAtagaaaacagcagtttttatcCAGAATGAACTTATAAATTAGTGCTTAATATGCATTATATATTTGCTAATATTGACTTACAGGtggatttctaaaaaaatggaTGACACATAAAGTCATTTCTGATTAAATTGTTTCAATCTTAGTTGTTTTTGGAGTCGTTTTAAAAGCTGTAGTTGTAATATTTATCCTCTAGAATTTTTCCTTGcatatattttgaatttgatcatgTTCTG
Coding sequences within:
- the si:dkeyp-9d4.3 gene encoding caskin-1 isoform X1; its protein translation is MGKDQELLQAVKTEDLLTAQRLLQRPRPGKAKLLGAAKRVNVNIQDADGLSPLHHAALSGNKELISLLLEAQAAVDIKDHKGMRPLHYAAWQGKTEPMKMLLKAGSSVNGQSDEGQIPLHLSSQHGHYDGSEMLLQHQSNPCISDAAGKTPLDLACEFGRVAVVQLLLSSNMCAAMLEPKPSDPNGVSPLHLAAKNGHIDVIRLLIQAGIDINRQSESGTALHQAALCGKTEVVRLLLDSGISAGVRNTLSQTALDIVNQFTTTQASREIKQLLRDASAAMQVRALKDYCNNYDLTSLNIKAGDIITVLEQHSDGRWKGCIHDNRTGNDRVGYFPSNMVEVIKRAGHSPSQQCHTLLLRRPNPCPIASANGHSYPPTKVLPLHLTPPPSSPSNTQSLPRFSSFGYVPLPISPPSLSTPPPPPPPLSTSQEQQSQTGSRTAELSPQGSPTLGQQSSTSEDIWVLRKPLAGGERSGSVGSLGSVRSSSSMQGSGNTHVLTTPAPSPHPANTPGVNTHGLNAPGLHAQAEGVKLLATVLSQSVKAKEHLLEQSQSVEQSASSSSHPVHEPRQFDRKAEEDDGKKQAVVAWLGEFQLQFYTTHFLTAGYDLDTISRMTPEDLTAIGVMKPGHRKKLTSEISKLPSTDWLPDHKPANLAEWLSHLGLSQYYQVLVQNGYENIDFISDISLEDLQEIGITKLGHQKKLMLGVRRLKELQRGVSSSEPPQSPSTPPSSPGSSTGSEPRREAKRLREGAPSPLAKPRPGLTHQQTPPLTPTQTPPQTPPHTRTQQASPRARPRPSTQMATPDSPVPLLRLPCEEEERRRTHSLIGSESDSRYATVCRSSSARTAASNDVTVNRSQSSVTLRPRRKGRPPTPPKRSCSSITGGDGEGEAQEEGLLGLPAYRERRASDCGSLGAALRSQESGGLERSEGASGSVRSLAAMLETSMVGGAKTLPRNMGGSNSYLQVSPPMLRRQAHAGGLGSEEDDILNRRRTISGPEALPADQTDASPRQPAQPRPEPRPRSTVVSSSTSEITDGTATLRRKPRLLETDSEAPASTVTTVVTMTTGTDTIRRRQRASEHTETANQSNKQPHPPSSQTDSSRKAGGELQQNGGVVLRRRPVSDVSDRTETNRESCEWMEARKSLKPPVSPKPSTVALRKTQADPPTPTRRVPIPGPDTTETAQSPEPKRVPPPVSPKPRGPPTAPKPGKAIVASATQSPSPAATSPAAASPTPAPKPSSPLSTAPLPAPETPSGPSLSPGLPLTSPSPAQSPSTPSPHPVKPPRSSIAGLSIDLIGGREAEEEEERRREEEERRKEKEQKRQKEQEEEEEERKRAEAENVREVEGQAEEEEQKEEVKHRLEETSASLAAAVQAVEHKIKEEDKQNDSLSSKKETASILDDIGSMFDDLADQLDAMLD
- the si:dkeyp-9d4.3 gene encoding caskin-1 isoform X3; this translates as MGKDQELLQAVKTEDLLTAQRLLQRPRPGKAKLLGAAKRVNVNIQDADGLSPLHHAALSGNKELISLLLEAQAAVDIKDHKGMRPLHYAAWQGKTEPMKMLLKAGSSVNGQSDEGQIPLHLSSQHGHYDGSEMLLQHQSNPCISDAAGKTPLDLACEFGRVAVVQLLLSSNMCAAMLEPKPSDPNGVSPLHLAAKNGHIDVIRLLIQAGIDINRQSESGTALHQAALCGKTEVVRLLLDSGISAGVRNTLSQTALDIVNQFTTTQASREIKQLLRDASAAMQVRALKDYCNNYDLTSLNIKAGDIITVLEQHSDGRWKGCIHDNRTGNDRVGYFPSNMVEVIKRAGSRTAELSPQGSPTLGQQSSTSEDIWVLRKPLAGGERSGSVGSLGSVRSSSSMQGSGNTHVLTTPAPSPHPANTPGVNTHGLNAPGLHAQAEGVKLLATVLSQSVKAKEHLLEQSQSVEQSASSSSHPVHEPRQFDRKAEEDDGKDLTAIGVMKPGHRKKLTSEISKLPSTDWLPDHKPANLAEWLSHLGLSQYYQVLVQNGYENIDFISDISLEDLQEIGITKLGHQKKLMLGVRRLKELQRGVSSSEPPQSPSTPPSSPGSSTGSEPRREAKRLREGAPSPLAKPRPGLTHQQTPPLTPTQTPPQTPPHTRTQQASPRARPRPSTQMATPDSPVPLLRLPCEEEERRRTHSLIGSESDSRYATVCRSSSARTAASNDVTVNRSQSSVTLRPRRKGRPPTPPKRSCSSITGGDGEGEAQEEGLLGLPAYRERRASDCGSLGAALRSQESGGLERSEGASGSVRSLAAMLETSMVGGAKTLPRNMGGSNSYLQVSPPMLRRQAHAGGLGSEEDDILNRRRTISGPEALPADQTDASPRQPAQPRPEPRPRSTVVSSSTSEITDGTATLRRKPRLLETDSEAPASTVTTVVTMTTGTDTIRRRQRASEHTETANQSNKQPHPPSSQTDSSRKAGGELQQNGGVVLRRRPVSDVSDRTETNRESCEWMEARKSLKPPVSPKPSTVALRKTQADPPTPTRRVPIPGPDTTETAQSPEPKRVPPPVSPKPRGPPTAPKPGKAIVASATQSPSPAATSPAAASPTPAPKPSSPLSTAPLPAPETPSGPSLSPGLPLTSPSPAQSPSTPSPHPVKPPRSSIAGLSIDLIGGREAEEEEERRREEEERRKEKEQKRQKEQEEEEEERKRAEAENVREVEGQAEEEEQKEEVKHRLEETSASLAAAVQAVEHKIKEEDKQNDSLSSKKETASILDDIGSMFDDLADQLDAMLD
- the si:dkeyp-9d4.3 gene encoding caskin-1 isoform X2, whose translation is MGKDQELLQAVKTEDLLTAQRLLQRPRPGKAKLLGAAKRVNVNIQDADGLSPLHHAALSGNKELISLLLEAQAAVDIKDHKGMRPLHYAAWQGKTEPMKMLLKAGSSVNGQSDEGQIPLHLSSQHGHYDGSEMLLQHQSNPCISDAAGKTPLDLACEFGRVAVVQLLLSSNMCAAMLEPKPSDPNGVSPLHLAAKNGHIDVIRLLIQAGIDINRQSESGTALHQAALCGKTEVVRLLLDSGISAGVRNTLSQTALDIVNQFTTTQASREIKQLLRDASAAMQVRALKDYCNNYDLTSLNIKAGDIITVLEQHSDGRWKGCIHDNRTGNDRVGYFPSNMVEVIKRAGSRTAELSPQGSPTLGQQSSTSEDIWVLRKPLAGGERSGSVGSLGSVRSSSSMQGSGNTHVLTTPAPSPHPANTPGVNTHGLNAPGLHAQAEGVKLLATVLSQSVKAKEHLLEQSQSVEQSASSSSHPVHEPRQFDRKAEEDDGKKQAVVAWLGEFQLQFYTTHFLTAGYDLDTISRMTPEDLTAIGVMKPGHRKKLTSEISKLPSTDWLPDHKPANLAEWLSHLGLSQYYQVLVQNGYENIDFISDISLEDLQEIGITKLGHQKKLMLGVRRLKELQRGVSSSEPPQSPSTPPSSPGSSTGSEPRREAKRLREGAPSPLAKPRPGLTHQQTPPLTPTQTPPQTPPHTRTQQASPRARPRPSTQMATPDSPVPLLRLPCEEEERRRTHSLIGSESDSRYATVCRSSSARTAASNDVTVNRSQSSVTLRPRRKGRPPTPPKRSCSSITGGDGEGEAQEEGLLGLPAYRERRASDCGSLGAALRSQESGGLERSEGASGSVRSLAAMLETSMVGGAKTLPRNMGGSNSYLQVSPPMLRRQAHAGGLGSEEDDILNRRRTISGPEALPADQTDASPRQPAQPRPEPRPRSTVVSSSTSEITDGTATLRRKPRLLETDSEAPASTVTTVVTMTTGTDTIRRRQRASEHTETANQSNKQPHPPSSQTDSSRKAGGELQQNGGVVLRRRPVSDVSDRTETNRESCEWMEARKSLKPPVSPKPSTVALRKTQADPPTPTRRVPIPGPDTTETAQSPEPKRVPPPVSPKPRGPPTAPKPGKAIVASATQSPSPAATSPAAASPTPAPKPSSPLSTAPLPAPETPSGPSLSPGLPLTSPSPAQSPSTPSPHPVKPPRSSIAGLSIDLIGGREAEEEEERRREEEERRKEKEQKRQKEQEEEEEERKRAEAENVREVEGQAEEEEQKEEVKHRLEETSASLAAAVQAVEHKIKEEDKQNDSLSSKKETASILDDIGSMFDDLADQLDAMLD